Proteins encoded in a region of the Oryctolagus cuniculus chromosome 10, mOryCun1.1, whole genome shotgun sequence genome:
- the SEH1L gene encoding nucleoporin SEH1 isoform X1 yields the protein MFVARSIAADHKDLIHDVSFDFHGRRMATCSSDQSVKVWDKSESGDWHCTASWKTHSGSVWRVTWAHPEFGQVLASCSFDRTAAVWEEIVGESNDKLRGQSHWVKRTTLVDSRTSVTDVKFAPKHMGLMLATCSADGIVRIYEAPDVMNLSQWSLQHEISCKLSCSCISWNPSSSRAHSPMIAVGSDDSSPNAMAKVQIFEYNENTRKYAKAETLMTVTDPVHDIAFAPNLGRSFHILAIATKDVRIFTLKPVRKELTSSGGPTKFEIHIVAQFDNHNSQVWRVSWNITGTVLASSGDDGCVRLWKANYMDNWKCTGILKGNGSPVNGSSQQGNVNPSLGSNIPNLQNSLNGSSAGRYFFPPVDSPQAGSRWSSYAQLLPPPPPPPLVEHSWDADTANLQYPHPRRRYLNPLPENEGV from the exons ATGTTTGTGGCGCGCAGCATCGCGGCGGACCACAAGGATCTCATCCATGATGTCTCTTTCGACTTCCATGGCCGGCGGATGGCGACTTGCTCCAGCGACCAGAGCGTCAAG GTCTGGGATAAAAGTGAAAGTGGGGATTGGCATTGTACTGCTAGTTGGAAG ACACATAGTGGATCTGTATGGCGTGTGACCTGGGCCCATCCTGAGTTTGGACAGGTTTTGGCTTCCTGTTCTTTTGACCGAACAGCTGCTGTGTGGGAGGAAATAGTAGGAGAGTCAAATGATAAACTGCGAGGACAGAGTCACTGG gttAAGAGAACAACTCTAGTGGATAGCAGAACATCTGTTACTGATGTGAAATTTGCTCCCAAGCATATGGGTCTTATGTTGGCAACTTGTTCAGCAGATGGTATAGTGAGGATATATGAGGCCCCAGATGTTATGAATCTTAGCCAGTGGTCCCTGCAGCATGAGATCTCATGTAAGCTAAGCTGTAGTTGTATTTCTTGGAACCCTTCAAG ctCTCGTGCTCATTCTCCTATGATAGCTGTAGGGAGTGATGACAGTAGTCCAAATGCAATGGCCAAAGTTCAGATTTTTGAATATAATGAAAACACCAG GAAATACGCAAAAGCTGAAACGCTTATGACAGTCACTGATCCTGTTCATGATATTGCATTTGCTCCAAACTTGGGAAGATCTTTCCATATTCTAGCAATTGCAACCAAAGATGTGAGGATTTTTACACTAAAACCTGTGAG gAAAGAACTTACTTCATCTGGTGGGccaacaaaatttgaaatccatatagtGGCTCAGTTTGATAATCACAATTCTCAGGTCTGGCGAGTGAGCTGGAATATAACAGGAACAGTGCTAGCATCTTCAGGAGATGATGGCTGTGTACGATTGTGGAAAG CTAATTATATGGACAATTGGAAGTGCACTGGTATTTTGAAAGGTAATGGGAGCCCAGTCAATGGGAGTTCTCAGCAGGGAAATGTAAATCCTTCCCTAGGTTCAAATATTCCAAATCTTCAAAATTCATTAAATggatcttctgctggcag GTATTTCTTTCCCCCTGTGGATTCCCCACAGGCTGGATCGAGATGGTCCAGTTATGcccagctccttcctcctcctcctcctcctcctctggtaGAGCACtcttgggatgctgacactgccaACCTCCAGTATCCTCACCCTCGCAGACGATATCTTAATCCCTTACCTGAGAATGAAGGGGTTTAA
- the SEH1L gene encoding nucleoporin SEH1 isoform X2, with amino-acid sequence MFVARSIAADHKDLIHDVSFDFHGRRMATCSSDQSVKVWDKSESGDWHCTASWKTHSGSVWRVTWAHPEFGQVLASCSFDRTAAVWEEIVGESNDKLRGQSHWVKRTTLVDSRTSVTDVKFAPKHMGLMLATCSADGIVRIYEAPDVMNLSQWSLQHEISCKLSCSCISWNPSSSRAHSPMIAVGSDDSSPNAMAKVQIFEYNENTRKYAKAETLMTVTDPVHDIAFAPNLGRSFHILAIATKDVRIFTLKPVRKELTSSGGPTKFEIHIVAQFDNHNSQVWRVSWNITGTVLASSGDDGCVRLWKANYMDNWKCTGILKGNGSPVNGSSQQGNVNPSLGSNIPNLQNSLNGSSAGRKHS; translated from the exons ATGTTTGTGGCGCGCAGCATCGCGGCGGACCACAAGGATCTCATCCATGATGTCTCTTTCGACTTCCATGGCCGGCGGATGGCGACTTGCTCCAGCGACCAGAGCGTCAAG GTCTGGGATAAAAGTGAAAGTGGGGATTGGCATTGTACTGCTAGTTGGAAG ACACATAGTGGATCTGTATGGCGTGTGACCTGGGCCCATCCTGAGTTTGGACAGGTTTTGGCTTCCTGTTCTTTTGACCGAACAGCTGCTGTGTGGGAGGAAATAGTAGGAGAGTCAAATGATAAACTGCGAGGACAGAGTCACTGG gttAAGAGAACAACTCTAGTGGATAGCAGAACATCTGTTACTGATGTGAAATTTGCTCCCAAGCATATGGGTCTTATGTTGGCAACTTGTTCAGCAGATGGTATAGTGAGGATATATGAGGCCCCAGATGTTATGAATCTTAGCCAGTGGTCCCTGCAGCATGAGATCTCATGTAAGCTAAGCTGTAGTTGTATTTCTTGGAACCCTTCAAG ctCTCGTGCTCATTCTCCTATGATAGCTGTAGGGAGTGATGACAGTAGTCCAAATGCAATGGCCAAAGTTCAGATTTTTGAATATAATGAAAACACCAG GAAATACGCAAAAGCTGAAACGCTTATGACAGTCACTGATCCTGTTCATGATATTGCATTTGCTCCAAACTTGGGAAGATCTTTCCATATTCTAGCAATTGCAACCAAAGATGTGAGGATTTTTACACTAAAACCTGTGAG gAAAGAACTTACTTCATCTGGTGGGccaacaaaatttgaaatccatatagtGGCTCAGTTTGATAATCACAATTCTCAGGTCTGGCGAGTGAGCTGGAATATAACAGGAACAGTGCTAGCATCTTCAGGAGATGATGGCTGTGTACGATTGTGGAAAG CTAATTATATGGACAATTGGAAGTGCACTGGTATTTTGAAAGGTAATGGGAGCCCAGTCAATGGGAGTTCTCAGCAGGGAAATGTAAATCCTTCCCTAGGTTCAAATATTCCAAATCTTCAAAATTCATTAAATggatcttctgctggcag AAAGCACAGCTGA